From Heptranchias perlo isolate sHepPer1 unplaced genomic scaffold, sHepPer1.hap1 HAP1_SCAFFOLD_178, whole genome shotgun sequence, a single genomic window includes:
- the gnl3l gene encoding guanine nucleotide-binding protein-like 3-like protein, which produces MEEQKERQKKAREEGMSKRRSLEGLQRDAQRRQREFEQKESELQSIPNLENENSRKSYYREFKKVVEASDVILEVLDSRDPMGCRCPQVERAVLQSGTNKRIVLVLNKIDLVSKDIIEKWLKYLRNELPTVAFKASTQLQNRNLHRSKVPVEKAGADLLQSSACVGADNLMRLLGNYCRSRDLKTAITVGVVGFPNVGKSSLINSLKRVRACNVGATPGVTKCLQEIHLDKHIKLLDCPGIVMATSNSDAAVILRNCVKIEQLVDPVEPVGAILRRCNKQQIMQHYDIPEFRDTLQFLALLARRLGKLKKGGLPDHEKAAKTVLSDWTSGKICYFTHPPETHTLPTHISAEIVAELGKEFDIEELEKGNQEALTMVTSPAEQSGICVQTAGLTSGDSECEMGEDGVTQERGGKTDDQDSEFGPMTVTFGSKRDKSQGLGEKEEEAAALRLPALQVIRDVDPLQQGQALRAASKRRRKLQKRADKIATKLSDTLTAAMDFSLND; this is translated from the exons ATGGAGGAACAGAAGGAAAGACAGAAGAAAGCCCGGGAGGAGGGGATGTCCAAACGCCGCAGTCTGGAGGGCTTGCAACGAGATGCACAGAGGAGGCAGCGAGAGTTTGAGCAGAAG GAGAGCGAGCTACAGAGCATCCCAAATCTGGAGAACGAGAACTCCCGGAAATCGTACTACAGGGAATTTAAAAAG GTGGTTGAAGCCTCCGACGTGATTCTCGAGGTGCTGGACAGCAGGGACCCCATGGGCTGTCGGTGTCCGCAGGTGGAACGGGCCGTACTTCAGTCGGGAACAAACAAGCGGATCGTCCTGGTGCTGAACAAGATCG ACCTCGTATCGAAGGACATTATCGAGAAGTGGCTGAAGTACCTGAGAAATGAGCTGCCCACCGTGGCCTTCAAAGCCTCCACCCAGCTCCAGAATAGAAACCTG CATCGGAGCAAAGTCCCGGTGGAGAAGGCGGGCGCCGATCTGCTGCAGAGCAGCGCGTGCGTCGGAGCCGACAACCTCATGCGTCTACTGGGCAACTACTGCAGGAGCCGGGACCTCAAAACCGCCATCACCGTGGGCGTGGTCG GGTTCCCCAACGTCGGGAAGAGCAGCTTGATCAACAGTCTGAAGAGAGTCCGGGCGTGCAACGTAGGGGCGACACCCGGAGTCACCAA GTGCCTGCAGGAGATTCACCTCGACAAACACATCAAGCTGCTGGACTGCCCGGGCATCGTCATGGCGACCTCGAACTCTGACGCGGCCGTGATCCTGCGGAACTGCGTGAAGATCGAGCAGCTGGTGGACCCAGTCGAGCCGGTGGGCGCCATTTTGAGACGGTGTAACAAGCAACAG ATCATGCAGCACTACGACATCCCTGAGTTTCGGGACACCCTGCAGTTCCTGGCTCTGCTGGCCCGCCGTCTCGGCAAGCTGAAGAAGGGAGGACTCCCTGACCATGAGAAGGCAGCGAAGACCGTACTGTCCGACTGGACCAG CGGGAAGATCTGTTACTTCACCCACCCGCCTGAGACGCACACCCTCCCCACGCACATCAGCGCCGAGATTGTGGCAGAATTGGGAAAAGAGTTCGACATCGAGGAGTTGGAGAAAGGGAACCAGGAGGCCCTTACCA TGGTCACGTCTCCTGCGGAGCAGAGCGGGATCTGCGTGCAGACGGCGGGGCTGACGAGCGGCGACAGCGAATGTGAAATGGGAGAGGACGGGGTTACGCAGGAGCGAGGGGGCAAGACCGATGACCAGGACTCGGAG TTCGGGCCCATGACGGTGACGTTCGGAAGCAAGAGGGACAAGTCGCAGGggttgggggagaaggaggaggaggcagcgGCCCTGCGACTCCCGGCCCTGCAGGTGATCAGGGACGTGGACCCACTGCAGCAGGGGCAGGCCCTGCGGGCGGCCAGCAAGCGGAGGAGGAAGCTGCAGAAGCGGGCAG ACAAGATTGCAACGAAGCTGTCAGATACGCTCACTGCCGCCATGGACTTCTCCCTGAACGACTGA